AGAGATCTGCGAACAGCTTGAGATAGACGAAAAATCTGCAAAGCAGATAGCCGACCTTTTGAGCAGGAAGCACTCTCTAGCTATTGAGCTGGCAAATCTCGAAGAAAAAGGCATTCGCGCAATTTCGCGTGCAGAACCGGAGTATCCCCGCAAACTCCTGGAAAAGCTTAAGCATCTTGCTCCACCTTTGATCTTCTACGCGGGAGACCTTTCAATACTAGACAACAAAGCGATTTCAATCGTAGGCTCCAGAAAACCCTCTCAATCTTTGCTTGATCAAGCTCATCTCCTGGGAGAAAAGTGTGCCGGCTCAGGTGTAACAGTAGTTTCCGGTGCCGCCAAGGGAGTTGACATGCACGCTATGATGGGATCGCTTCAAAATGGAGGTCTTGCTGCCGGTGTTGTGGCAGATTCTCTCAGGAGTTTTATAAGAAAGGATGAAATCTCCAGATTCGTTAGAGATGGTCGTCTCGCGTTGCTATCGGCCTTTCCTCCCTGGGAAAAATTCACTGTCTGGAAGGCCATGGATAGAAACAAATACATCTATTCGCTTTCCGATTTCGGAGTAGTAGTGCGAAGTGATCTGGAAAAGGGCGGGACATGGGCAGGGGCTACAGAATGCATTGAAAAGAATTACTGCCCACTGTTTGTGCTTGACCTTGGTAAGGAAGAAAGAGGAAACGCAAAGCTAATTGAAATGAGAGGGATTCCTTTTGAGATTAATGAGGTCTCTCGGGAGCCCAATATTT
The Mesotoga infera DNA segment above includes these coding regions:
- a CDS encoding DNA-processing protein DprA translates to MMTTSHDYISDRHSIMLLTIRFDAERNNVLKPLNLKNFNNLARRIASSAVSRPSKLLELSEAEICEQLEIDEKSAKQIADLLSRKHSLAIELANLEEKGIRAISRAEPEYPRKLLEKLKHLAPPLIFYAGDLSILDNKAISIVGSRKPSQSLLDQAHLLGEKCAGSGVTVVSGAAKGVDMHAMMGSLQNGGLAAGVVADSLRSFIRKDEISRFVRDGRLALLSAFPPWEKFTVWKAMDRNKYIYSLSDFGVVVRSDLEKGGTWAGATECIEKNYCPLFVLDLGKEERGNAKLIEMRGIPFEINEVSREPNIYRLLSGMIERNSEEEPFGGQDVKQLPLWF